In one window of Flavobacterium ginsengisoli DNA:
- a CDS encoding glycoside hydrolase family 53 protein yields the protein MKKYIKIFGLLAVLAFQISCSNNDSADTEIVNPPDASDTFIRASDVSFLPQMESLGTKFYSNGKAEGMLTTLKNAGCNTVRIRLWKNPVNGRSGLSEVKQLAQKARQVGLRVWLTVHYSDDWADPGMQTTPEEWKNLSFTDLKKAVSDYTATIVSEINPDIIQIGNEINSGLLWPQGHLINNEEQCLALLSAASATIRSKAPNTKIMIHYAGVDGGATDWFFNKMKSIDYDYIGLSYYPVWHGKDLNVVKNTIDGLGKKFSKKVLIAETAYPFTLLHNDQTNNIVGTSDQLVPGYPATPAGQRTFVTDIKNIVKTSEFGQGFAYWGGEWVAFKGPQSTTGSTFENQALYSFDNNALSVMQAFSKD from the coding sequence ATGAAAAAATATATAAAGATTTTTGGATTACTTGCGGTACTTGCATTTCAAATCTCGTGCTCAAATAATGATTCTGCAGACACAGAAATTGTTAATCCGCCAGATGCAAGTGACACTTTTATTAGAGCATCAGACGTTTCTTTTCTTCCTCAAATGGAATCTTTAGGAACTAAATTCTACAGCAATGGCAAAGCAGAAGGAATGCTTACAACATTAAAAAATGCCGGTTGCAATACCGTTAGAATTCGTTTATGGAAAAATCCTGTAAATGGGCGTTCTGGCTTAAGCGAAGTAAAACAATTGGCTCAAAAAGCAAGACAAGTTGGTTTAAGAGTTTGGCTTACCGTTCATTATTCTGATGACTGGGCAGATCCAGGTATGCAGACAACTCCTGAAGAATGGAAAAATTTATCATTTACCGATTTAAAAAAGGCTGTTTCTGATTATACAGCAACTATAGTTTCAGAAATAAACCCAGATATTATTCAAATTGGAAATGAAATCAATAGCGGATTATTGTGGCCACAAGGACATTTAATTAATAACGAAGAGCAATGTTTAGCTTTATTAAGCGCTGCAAGTGCAACGATTCGAAGTAAAGCTCCAAACACAAAAATAATGATTCATTATGCAGGTGTTGATGGCGGTGCGACAGATTGGTTCTTCAATAAAATGAAAAGCATTGATTACGATTATATTGGGTTATCATATTATCCTGTTTGGCACGGAAAAGATTTGAATGTAGTAAAAAATACGATTGATGGTTTAGGGAAAAAATTCAGCAAAAAAGTCCTGATAGCAGAAACAGCTTATCCTTTTACTTTACTGCATAATGATCAGACAAATAATATTGTTGGAACAAGCGATCAGTTGGTGCCAGGTTATCCAGCAACTCCTGCGGGACAAAGAACTTTTGTAACAGATATTAAAAATATTGTAAAAACATCAGAATTTGGACAAGGATTTGCCTATTGGGGCGGCGAATGGGTTGCTTTTAAAGGACCACAATCAACAACAGGTTCTACATTCGAAAATCAAGCCTTGTATAGTTTTGATAATAATGCTTTATCAGTAATGCAAGCCTTCAGTAAAGACTAA
- a CDS encoding SusE domain-containing protein: protein MSAPVDITTSTTTHATITVAELNAKALALGLTADTEGTIDIRIKSTVGTTLSEPKLSTPITIAVTPYRGEFPKVNLFLVGPGTAAGWSVDNNNMPIFRDPKENAKQYYTGYFNADGFKLIEQIGFWAPMYGTNGAAVQYRATESDADPGVFPTAAAGYYSFEINLEELTYKITPYTGPMTTYATIGLTGSVLTGDDTGWDTEVPLVKSDFDGHIWKATQTLKAGKMKFKANNSWDVSWGDNGGDIFVEAGKYEIWFNDLDGRYMFITIP from the coding sequence TTGTCTGCACCGGTAGATATTACAACTTCTACAACTACTCATGCAACTATTACAGTAGCAGAACTTAATGCAAAAGCTTTAGCACTTGGACTTACTGCTGATACTGAGGGAACAATAGATATCAGAATTAAATCGACTGTTGGAACAACTCTTTCAGAACCAAAACTTTCTACTCCAATTACCATTGCAGTGACTCCTTATAGAGGTGAATTTCCTAAAGTTAATTTGTTCTTAGTAGGACCTGGTACTGCCGCGGGATGGAGTGTAGATAACAACAATATGCCAATTTTTAGAGATCCTAAAGAAAACGCAAAACAATATTATACAGGATATTTTAATGCAGATGGTTTTAAACTAATTGAGCAAATTGGCTTCTGGGCGCCGATGTATGGAACAAATGGTGCTGCAGTACAATACAGAGCAACAGAAAGTGATGCTGATCCAGGTGTGTTTCCAACGGCAGCTGCAGGTTATTATAGTTTTGAAATTAATCTAGAAGAATTGACATACAAAATTACTCCATATACAGGACCAATGACAACGTATGCAACGATTGGTTTGACAGGATCTGTTTTAACAGGTGATGATACTGGTTGGGATACTGAAGTTCCTTTAGTGAAATCTGATTTTGATGGACATATCTGGAAAGCTACTCAAACGTTGAAAGCAGGAAAAATGAAGTTCAAAGCAAACAATAGCTGGGATGTTAGTTGGGGAGATAACGGTGGAGACATTTTTGTTGAAGCAGGAAAATATGAAATCTGGTTCAATGACTTAGATGGTCGTTATATGTTCATAACAATTCCATAA
- a CDS encoding ligand-binding sensor domain-containing protein → MNKLKSFLVISLLSLISFGQNYPIKHLDISSGLSNNSVATIYQDQNGYMWFGTFDGLNRYDGNDFKIYRHIHTDPNSIQGNAISCIEGDYENNLWIGTTAGPVVFNAERSSFSPLKYYDTNKKIKPLKITAYEIIAVHSLHIILVATKEGIVVYKEGEQIGTAIPFNGKLDYIARSISYNAKKQIFYVFITGTGLCQYDIKSKRITVLNDTITGANCIKLTNEGLWIGSDEGAYLYNHSLNTYSKNYFEEKTVVRDFFQQENRLWIATDGAGLFTLSKNQTTPVLYRASGPVSLLNSKSLYDIFQSKTGEMWFGTLRGGVSMMGKKPLYFNHFKSKNPLTHKEDEDPACKFYAFFLRR, encoded by the coding sequence ATGAATAAGCTAAAGTCTTTTCTAGTTATTAGTCTTCTTTCTCTAATTTCATTTGGACAGAATTACCCAATAAAGCATCTTGATATTTCATCAGGACTTTCTAATAATTCAGTTGCAACAATATATCAAGATCAAAATGGATATATGTGGTTTGGAACTTTTGACGGACTAAACAGATATGATGGAAATGATTTTAAAATTTACCGTCATATTCATACTGATCCAAATTCTATTCAAGGAAATGCAATTAGCTGTATTGAAGGTGACTATGAAAATAATTTATGGATAGGAACAACTGCTGGCCCTGTTGTTTTTAATGCCGAACGATCTTCTTTTAGTCCGTTGAAATATTATGATACAAACAAAAAGATCAAGCCTTTAAAAATTACTGCTTACGAAATAATTGCCGTACATTCTTTACATATTATTCTTGTTGCCACAAAAGAAGGAATTGTTGTTTATAAAGAAGGCGAACAAATTGGAACTGCAATACCATTTAATGGTAAATTAGATTACATTGCAAGATCTATTTCTTATAATGCAAAAAAACAAATCTTCTATGTTTTTATAACAGGAACTGGTCTTTGTCAATACGATATCAAATCAAAAAGAATAACAGTCTTAAACGATACCATTACTGGCGCAAATTGTATCAAACTAACAAATGAAGGACTCTGGATTGGATCTGATGAAGGAGCTTATCTATATAATCACAGTCTAAATACCTATTCTAAAAATTACTTCGAAGAAAAAACAGTTGTCCGTGATTTTTTTCAGCAAGAAAACAGGCTTTGGATTGCCACTGATGGTGCAGGTCTTTTTACACTTTCAAAAAATCAAACCACTCCTGTTTTATATCGTGCTAGCGGTCCTGTTTCATTGCTTAACAGTAAATCGCTTTATGATATATTCCAGAGCAAAACTGGAGAAATGTGGTTTGGAACTCTTCGCGGAGGCGTAAGTATGATGGGAAAAAAACCGCTTTATTTTAATCATTTTAAAAGCAAAAATCCGCTAACCCATAAAGAAGACGAAGATCCTGCTTGCAAATTTTATGCTTTCTTTCTGCGAAGATGA
- a CDS encoding ATP-binding protein, protein MFNRKTGTYKKYTTQNGLSSNTILRLLEDKDGNLWMSTYHGISRYNPKNNTFRNFGVTDGLQGNQFSWNAGTKLSTGEFIFGGLNGFNVFYPESIKDKKNTGKFLLNDLFVNNQSLPLSSPYVTGKKLEMITAAELPYEKSALSFDFVYLDYVNSEKISTAYFLEGWDKNWNYTTKDNRANYSRLTEGTYFFKVKTTDVFGNWTNEVTLATIKILPPWYRTWWAYTFYLICAIAAIYVYVNYHKNKERLRYEIKLARMEHKKDKEHAEKQFSMFTYMAHELRTPLSLIINPLKSAIERKKQSEDDLDLNLAYKNAKRLLSLTDQLLLFRKAETDLDELKISRINLNALCREIYESFTQMAAAKSLNYNFIEEKAPTEIYGDYEKIEITLFNLISNAFKFTPNKGSITIEITENVNDVSIIISDTGSGINENDIDTIFEKFKQIQSKSSNGFGIGLYVAKYFVNKHHGQLTCKSKVGEGTSFIITLPKGNSHFAEMNINENYPHMSPLVGELLEGLPAQNMYDKGNKPLQPENIQEELISTKKVLLIVEDNPEMNHYLVRLFLKII, encoded by the coding sequence TTGTTTAATAGAAAAACAGGAACTTATAAAAAGTATACTACTCAAAACGGTCTTTCGAGCAATACAATACTTCGTCTCTTAGAAGATAAAGATGGTAATTTATGGATGAGCACCTATCACGGAATCTCTAGATATAACCCAAAAAACAATACTTTTAGGAATTTTGGTGTAACAGATGGACTCCAAGGCAATCAGTTTAGCTGGAATGCCGGCACAAAACTTTCTACTGGAGAATTTATTTTTGGCGGTCTAAACGGTTTCAACGTTTTTTATCCTGAAAGTATAAAAGACAAAAAAAATACAGGTAAATTTTTATTGAATGATTTGTTTGTAAATAACCAATCTTTGCCTTTAAGCAGTCCTTATGTAACAGGAAAAAAACTAGAAATGATAACTGCTGCCGAACTTCCTTATGAAAAGTCGGCGCTAAGTTTTGATTTTGTTTATCTTGATTATGTTAATTCCGAAAAAATCAGTACCGCTTATTTTCTTGAAGGCTGGGATAAAAACTGGAATTATACCACAAAAGACAATAGAGCAAACTATTCCAGATTAACGGAGGGAACTTATTTCTTTAAAGTTAAAACAACAGATGTTTTTGGAAATTGGACTAATGAAGTGACATTGGCAACAATAAAAATTCTTCCACCTTGGTACAGAACGTGGTGGGCTTATACATTCTATTTAATTTGTGCAATAGCAGCGATTTATGTTTATGTAAATTACCATAAAAATAAAGAAAGACTTCGCTATGAAATAAAACTTGCCCGAATGGAACATAAAAAAGATAAGGAACATGCTGAAAAGCAGTTTTCTATGTTCACTTATATGGCTCATGAATTGCGTACTCCATTATCTTTAATTATAAATCCGCTTAAAAGCGCAATTGAAAGAAAAAAACAGTCTGAAGATGATCTAGATCTAAATCTCGCTTATAAAAATGCTAAACGATTATTAAGTCTTACAGATCAATTATTACTATTCAGAAAAGCAGAGACTGATCTTGATGAACTTAAAATTTCGAGAATTAATCTGAATGCACTTTGCCGTGAAATCTACGAAAGCTTTACACAAATGGCGGCGGCAAAAAGCTTAAATTATAATTTTATCGAAGAAAAAGCACCTACCGAAATATATGGCGATTACGAAAAAATAGAAATTACTCTTTTTAATCTAATCTCGAACGCTTTTAAATTTACTCCTAATAAAGGATCGATAACTATTGAAATAACAGAAAACGTTAATGACGTTTCCATAATTATATCAGATACAGGAAGCGGTATTAATGAAAATGATATTGATACTATTTTTGAAAAATTCAAACAAATACAGTCTAAAAGCAGCAATGGTTTTGGAATAGGGCTTTATGTTGCAAAATATTTTGTAAATAAGCATCATGGACAATTAACTTGTAAAAGTAAAGTTGGAGAAGGTACTTCTTTTATCATTACTCTTCCTAAAGGAAATAGCCATTTTGCAGAAATGAACATAAACGAAAATTATCCGCATATGTCACCTCTTGTAGGAGAACTTCTAGAAGGATTACCAGCTCAAAATATGTATGATAAAGGAAACAAACCGCTACAGCCAGAAAATATTCAGGAAGAATTAATTAGTACAAAAAAAGT
- a CDS encoding SusC/RagA family TonB-linked outer membrane protein, whose protein sequence is MKRIKSKLLLLLLLLPFCVFAQSTISGVVLENGSKQPIPGVNIKVAGANISASTDFDGKFQLSGVKSDSKLVFSFTGYVTQTIAVGTQKNISVYLEEDTNQLKEVVVQVGYGSVKKKDATGTVTALSTKDFNKGNNITTENLFSGRVAGLTVNSTGAPGSSSQIRIRGGSSLFASNDPLIVIDGLPLDNTTNTGSSSFLASLNPATVESITVLKDASASAIYGSRASNGVIIITTKKGSKTLSVDYNVQYAAGTLTKTVDVFSADEFRSVIADRRSDDLNKLGTANTDWQKAIYRNTGTIDQSLAVRGNLFNIIPTSLTLGNTDQQGLRLTNNFKRNTVGLVMNPTFLDNHLKMRLSANYTDEKNRFTDAVEGAAIGFDPTQPIKVEGAPYGGYFEYTTGVDSNGNYPLVSTATRNPVSQLLNTNDRGTNDRIFGNFEIDYKFHFFPALRAVVNVGYDESNGERRRLVGADAGSAPSNNNIPYGTDEYTEATRKNKLLDGYLVYNKTFSALNFELTGGYSYQKFQSSKFETGNILNPDLPSTFPETTLDTDVVLIGFFARTNLNFRDKYLLTLSYRRDGSSRFEEANRWGNFPSADLCMEDQRRFL, encoded by the coding sequence ATGAAAAGAATTAAATCCAAACTTTTACTTTTATTACTCTTGCTTCCTTTTTGTGTGTTTGCTCAAAGCACAATAAGCGGTGTAGTTCTGGAAAACGGGTCCAAGCAGCCCATACCAGGAGTAAACATAAAAGTAGCTGGGGCCAATATCAGTGCCTCTACAGACTTTGACGGAAAATTTCAATTGTCTGGTGTAAAATCAGATAGTAAATTGGTGTTTTCATTTACGGGTTATGTCACTCAAACCATTGCAGTTGGCACGCAAAAAAACATAAGTGTATATCTTGAAGAAGATACTAATCAACTAAAAGAAGTAGTTGTTCAAGTAGGTTACGGAAGCGTAAAAAAGAAAGATGCAACAGGAACTGTGACTGCTCTTTCTACAAAAGACTTTAATAAAGGAAATAATATTACAACAGAAAATCTATTTAGCGGAAGAGTCGCTGGTTTAACCGTAAATTCAACTGGAGCGCCAGGTTCTAGTTCTCAAATTAGAATTCGTGGAGGAAGTTCGCTTTTTGCGAGTAATGATCCGCTTATTGTTATCGACGGATTGCCTCTTGATAATACGACAAATACAGGATCTTCTTCGTTTTTAGCATCATTAAACCCTGCAACGGTAGAATCTATTACGGTTTTAAAAGATGCATCAGCATCTGCGATCTATGGTTCAAGAGCTTCTAATGGTGTTATCATCATAACAACTAAGAAAGGAAGCAAAACATTATCTGTAGACTATAATGTGCAATATGCAGCAGGTACATTGACTAAAACTGTTGATGTTTTTAGCGCAGACGAATTTAGAAGTGTTATTGCAGATAGAAGAAGCGATGATTTAAATAAATTAGGAACTGCAAATACAGATTGGCAAAAAGCAATTTATAGAAACACAGGGACAATCGATCAAAGTTTGGCTGTTAGAGGAAATTTGTTCAATATTATTCCGACAAGTTTAACTTTAGGAAATACCGATCAGCAGGGATTGCGTTTAACTAATAATTTTAAAAGAAATACGGTTGGTTTAGTGATGAACCCAACGTTTCTTGACAATCATTTAAAAATGAGACTTTCGGCTAATTATACAGACGAAAAAAACAGATTTACAGATGCTGTTGAAGGAGCAGCTATTGGTTTTGATCCAACACAGCCTATAAAAGTTGAAGGTGCGCCTTATGGAGGCTATTTTGAATATACTACAGGAGTTGATTCTAATGGAAATTATCCGTTAGTTTCGACAGCGACAAGAAATCCTGTTTCGCAATTGCTGAACACAAATGATAGAGGAACAAACGACAGAATTTTTGGAAATTTTGAAATTGATTATAAATTCCACTTTTTCCCTGCTTTAAGAGCCGTTGTAAATGTTGGATATGATGAATCGAATGGAGAAAGAAGAAGATTGGTTGGCGCTGATGCTGGTTCTGCTCCTTCAAATAACAACATTCCATACGGAACAGATGAATATACAGAAGCAACCAGAAAAAACAAATTATTAGACGGTTATTTAGTTTATAATAAAACTTTTAGTGCCTTAAATTTTGAATTGACTGGTGGTTATTCGTATCAAAAATTTCAAAGTTCAAAATTTGAAACGGGTAATATTTTAAATCCAGATTTACCGTCAACATTTCCTGAAACTACTCTTGATACAGATGTTGTCTTAATAGGATTTTTTGCTAGAACAAATTTAAACTTTAGAGATAAATATTTATTGACACTGTCATACAGAAGAGATGGTTCGTCAAGATTTGAAGAAGCTAATCGTTGGGGTAATTTCCCTTCAGCAGACCTTTGCATGGAAGATCAAAGAAGATTTCTTTAA
- a CDS encoding TonB-dependent receptor domain-containing protein — translation MKKLIVGVISLQQTFAWKIKEDFFKDSTTLSDLKLRLSYGITGQQDIPEPNGYLQKYQVGSGNSEYYFGDSPVPVALPSKRTNNLKWEETSSYNAGLDFGFLNNRISAGLDVYYKESKDLLVNATISDGSNFSNRVYQNVGSFTTKGVEFTVNANAIKTEDFNWNMNFNISKFERRIKNLVNGTDIFLGDNIAGTGTPGQIFREGYTPYSFYVYKQLYNNEGKPIEGAFADLNGDNIKNDSDKYIYNNPDPDFTLGFASNMNYKKFDFSFNLRASIGNRIFNAVDASRAQYDAMENGGVLSNIPSQVLETNFHTTSNVVLSDLYIENASFLKLDNITLGYTLSNWLNSKTTLRVSTGMQNVFVLTKYSGLDPEITNNGVDKTIYPRQRSILFGLNLKF, via the coding sequence TTGAAGAAGCTAATCGTTGGGGTAATTTCCCTTCAGCAGACCTTTGCATGGAAGATCAAAGAAGATTTCTTTAAAGACAGTACAACCTTATCAGATTTGAAATTAAGATTAAGTTACGGAATTACAGGTCAACAGGATATTCCTGAGCCAAACGGATATTTGCAAAAATATCAAGTGGGAAGCGGAAACTCTGAATACTATTTTGGTGATAGTCCTGTGCCGGTTGCACTTCCTTCAAAAAGAACAAACAATTTGAAATGGGAAGAAACTTCTTCTTACAATGCTGGTCTTGATTTCGGGTTTTTAAATAATCGCATTTCTGCTGGTCTTGATGTTTATTACAAAGAATCTAAAGATTTATTAGTAAATGCAACAATATCTGACGGTAGTAATTTTTCTAACCGTGTGTATCAAAACGTTGGAAGTTTTACAACAAAAGGTGTTGAGTTTACGGTTAATGCGAATGCCATTAAAACAGAAGATTTTAATTGGAATATGAACTTTAATATTTCAAAATTTGAAAGAAGAATTAAAAATCTGGTTAACGGAACTGATATCTTTTTAGGAGATAATATTGCAGGAACTGGAACTCCAGGACAAATTTTTAGAGAAGGCTATACTCCATATTCTTTTTATGTATATAAACAATTATACAACAACGAAGGAAAACCAATCGAAGGAGCTTTTGCTGATTTGAATGGAGATAATATTAAAAATGATTCAGATAAATACATCTATAACAACCCAGATCCAGATTTTACATTAGGATTTGCTTCTAACATGAATTACAAAAAGTTTGACTTTTCATTCAATTTAAGAGCAAGTATTGGTAACCGAATTTTTAATGCGGTAGATGCAAGTAGAGCGCAATATGATGCGATGGAAAACGGTGGAGTTTTGAGTAATATTCCATCTCAAGTTTTAGAAACTAATTTTCACACAACGTCAAATGTTGTGTTATCAGATCTTTATATTGAGAACGCTTCATTTTTAAAATTAGACAACATTACGTTAGGATATACATTAAGTAACTGGCTAAACAGTAAAACTACATTAAGAGTTTCTACAGGAATGCAGAATGTTTTTGTATTAACAAAATACAGCGGTTTAGATCCTGAAATTACAAATAATGGTGTAGATAAAACGATTTATCCAAGACAGCGATCAATTTTGTTTGGTCTTAATCTTAAATTTTAA
- a CDS encoding two-component regulator propeller domain-containing protein: protein MLSFCEDEKKNIWIGTDGAGMRYWNRKQNTYDVYSTTSSAGRKIQSNFVTSIVKDFDNAIWVAMWKGGVCRIDPKSKAIQNFSIYNQYTKKAEQESWSAFFRFKKYVMACYNQFGCIISI from the coding sequence ATGCTTTCTTTCTGCGAAGATGAAAAGAAAAATATCTGGATAGGCACAGATGGCGCTGGAATGCGATACTGGAACAGAAAACAAAACACCTATGATGTTTACTCAACAACATCATCTGCTGGACGAAAAATTCAGAGCAATTTTGTTACAAGCATAGTCAAGGATTTTGATAATGCCATTTGGGTTGCCATGTGGAAAGGCGGAGTCTGTCGTATCGATCCCAAATCAAAAGCCATTCAAAATTTTTCAATTTATAATCAGTACACTAAAAAAGCGGAGCAAGAATCATGGTCTGCTTTTTTTAGATTCAAGAAATACGTTATGGCTTGCTATAACCAATTCGGGTGCATTATATCAATTTGA
- a CDS encoding SusE domain-containing protein produces MKLIYKIFIAVVLLTGFWSCENEENLMILEPQEAAFGLITPENGSSIILNKETPNNTALTLTWEKVSYGTPTIVTYTVQFAASNTEFVCTGRYYNFYNYSCNYYSSRT; encoded by the coding sequence ATGAAACTTATATATAAAATATTTATAGCTGTAGTATTGCTTACAGGATTTTGGTCTTGTGAAAACGAAGAAAATTTAATGATTTTAGAACCTCAAGAAGCAGCTTTTGGGCTTATAACTCCAGAAAATGGTTCTTCTATTATTCTAAATAAAGAAACGCCAAATAATACTGCGCTTACTTTAACTTGGGAAAAAGTAAGTTACGGAACTCCAACAATTGTTACTTATACAGTACAATTTGCGGCAAGCAATACTGAATTTGTCTGCACCGGTAGATATTACAACTTCTACAACTACTCATGCAACTATTACAGTAGCAGAACTTAA
- a CDS encoding RagB/SusD family nutrient uptake outer membrane protein, whose protein sequence is MKKYIVTAIVALTLIFQSCTDDLNVVSKDDDVLSSDVLFSTPDGYKKAFAGVYGNLTLTGVLGPDNSSLEGVDAGTSQFTRCLLYMQELTTDELVWSYENDAGTAELQRNIWTVANPIILGMFSRTMVSVAYANEFLRQSTPEKLSSRGITDAATLTDIALYRQEVRVLRAYAYYNMMDLFGKAPMYTENDPVNFAGPEFNRKQLFEYIESELKAVLPDLKAARTNEYGRVDQSMARMILAKIYLNAQVYIQANRFDDCIAMCNAIIESGYTLKPKYLDNFKADNNTSQEIIFGIQSDGAVSQNWGATTVLTNGQIGAWENNGADFGIGGWTGALRIRKEFVQKFDGSKFSQDTRNTIGKGVQGDPSKQRSIDIDDIGVKTQGYILSKFSNKTSTGVNGSSSTYADTDFPLFRLADVYLMYAEATLRGGNGTTTQALNYVNALRQRANSNSTVGNITLSELTLDFLIDERARELHWEAHRRQDLIRFGKYTGGSYNWAWKGNSSKGIAIPTYMSVFPIPEGSLGANRNLTQNTGY, encoded by the coding sequence ATGAAAAAATATATAGTAACAGCAATCGTTGCATTGACTTTGATTTTTCAGTCATGTACAGATGATTTGAATGTAGTTTCAAAAGACGACGACGTTCTTTCTTCTGATGTATTGTTTTCTACACCTGACGGATACAAAAAAGCATTTGCAGGAGTGTATGGAAATCTAACTTTAACAGGAGTGCTTGGACCAGATAATTCTTCGCTTGAAGGTGTAGATGCAGGAACAAGCCAGTTTACAAGATGTTTATTGTACATGCAGGAATTAACTACCGACGAATTGGTTTGGAGTTACGAAAATGACGCTGGAACAGCAGAGTTACAACGCAATATCTGGACAGTCGCAAATCCTATTATTTTAGGAATGTTTAGTAGAACGATGGTTTCTGTTGCCTATGCAAATGAATTTTTGCGTCAGAGTACACCAGAAAAATTAAGTTCAAGAGGTATTACAGATGCTGCAACTTTGACTGATATTGCGCTTTACCGCCAAGAAGTTCGTGTGTTAAGAGCATATGCTTATTATAACATGATGGATTTATTTGGAAAAGCACCTATGTATACTGAAAATGATCCTGTAAATTTTGCTGGACCAGAGTTTAACAGAAAGCAATTGTTTGAGTATATAGAATCTGAATTAAAAGCAGTTTTGCCCGATTTAAAAGCGGCAAGAACAAATGAATATGGTAGAGTAGATCAATCTATGGCACGAATGATTTTGGCTAAAATATATTTGAATGCACAAGTTTATATTCAGGCCAATCGTTTTGATGACTGTATTGCAATGTGTAACGCAATTATAGAGAGTGGTTATACTTTAAAACCAAAATATCTTGACAATTTCAAGGCAGACAATAATACTTCTCAGGAAATTATTTTCGGAATTCAGTCAGACGGAGCAGTTTCTCAAAACTGGGGCGCTACAACTGTTTTAACAAACGGACAAATTGGTGCTTGGGAAAATAATGGTGCCGATTTTGGAATTGGCGGCTGGACAGGAGCGCTTAGAATTAGAAAAGAGTTTGTTCAAAAGTTTGATGGTTCAAAATTTAGTCAAGATACCAGAAATACAATAGGAAAAGGTGTTCAGGGCGATCCATCAAAACAAAGATCTATTGATATTGATGATATTGGAGTAAAAACGCAAGGTTATATATTATCTAAATTTTCTAATAAAACTTCAACAGGAGTTAACGGTAGCAGTTCGACTTATGCAGATACTGATTTCCCATTATTTAGATTAGCCGATGTTTATTTAATGTATGCAGAAGCTACTTTAAGGGGAGGAAACGGAACAACGACTCAGGCTTTAAATTATGTAAACGCTTTAAGACAGAGAGCCAATTCGAATTCGACCGTTGGAAACATTACTTTAAGCGAATTAACGCTTGATTTTCTTATTGATGAAAGAGCCCGTGAATTGCATTGGGAAGCTCACCGAAGACAAGATTTAATCCGTTTTGGAAAATATACTGGAGGATCTTACAACTGGGCTTGGAAAGGAAACTCTTCAAAAGGAATTGCTATTCCTACTTACATGAGTGTTTTTCCAATTCCAGAAGGATCATTGGGAGCAAATAGAAATTTAACTCAAAACACGGGTTACTAA